The following proteins come from a genomic window of Citrobacter europaeus:
- a CDS encoding efflux RND transporter permease subunit: MANFFIRRPIFAWVLAIILMMAGTLAIMQLPVAQYPTIAPPAVAISATYPGADAQTVQDTVTQVIEQNMNGIDNLMYMSSTSDSAGSVTITLTFQSGTDPDIAQVQVQNKLQLATPLLPQEVQQQGISVEKSSSSFLMVAGFVSDNPQTTQDDISDYVASNVKDSISRLNGVGDVQLFGAQYAMRIWLDANLLNKYQLTPVDVINQLKVQNDQIAAGQLGGTPALPNQQLNASIIAQTRLKDPEEFGKVTLRVNSDGSVVHLKDVARIELGGENYNVVARINGKPASGLGIKLATGANALDTANAIKAKLVELQPFFPQGMKVVYPYDTTPFVTISIHEVVKTLFEAIVLVFLVMYLFLQNIRATLIPTIAVPVVLLGTFAVLAAFGYSINTLTMFGMVLAIGLLVDDAIVVVENVERVMMEDHLPPKEATEKSMSQIQGALVGIAMVLSAVFIPMAFFGGSTGAIYRQFSITIVSAMALSVLVALILTPALCATLLKPVSAEHHEKKSGFFGWFNAKFDHSVNHYTNSVSGIVRKTGRYLVVYLIIVIGMAVLFMRLPTSFLPEEDQGVFMTMIQLPAGATQERTQKVLDQVTQYYLTKEKANVESVFTVNGFSFSGQGQNSGLAFVSLKPWDERSGEENSVEAVIARATRAFSQIRDGLVFPFNMPAIVELGTATGFDFELIDQGGLGHTALTQARNQLLGMVAKHPDLLVRVRPNGLEDTPQFKLDVDQEKAQALGVSLSDINETISASLGGYYINDFIDRGRVKKVYVQGDAKYRMLPADINNLYIRSTNGEMVPFSAFSASHWIYGSPRLERYNGMPSMEILGEAAPGRSTGEAMALMESLAEKLPNGIGHDWTGMSYQERLSGNQAPALYAISLIVVFLCLAALYESWSIPFSVMLVVPLGVVGALLAASLRGMNNDVYFQVGLLTTIGLSAKNAILIVEFAKDLMDKEGKGLIEATLEASRMRLRPILMTSLAFILGVMPLVISHGAGSGAQNAVGTGVMGGMLTATLLAIFFVPVFFVVVRRRFSRHND, from the coding sequence ATGGCTAACTTTTTTATCAGGCGTCCTATCTTTGCCTGGGTGCTGGCTATCATTCTGATGATGGCGGGCACTCTGGCAATCATGCAACTGCCTGTGGCGCAATACCCGACTATCGCCCCCCCTGCGGTCGCCATTTCCGCCACCTACCCAGGTGCGGATGCGCAGACGGTACAGGACACCGTTACGCAGGTTATCGAACAGAACATGAACGGTATCGATAACCTGATGTATATGTCCTCCACCAGCGATTCCGCGGGGAGCGTGACCATCACGCTGACCTTCCAGTCTGGTACCGACCCCGATATCGCGCAGGTGCAGGTACAAAACAAACTACAGCTCGCCACGCCACTCCTGCCGCAAGAAGTTCAGCAGCAGGGGATTAGCGTCGAGAAATCCAGCAGCAGTTTTTTAATGGTTGCGGGTTTTGTTTCTGATAACCCACAAACCACGCAGGATGACATTTCCGACTACGTCGCCTCGAACGTGAAAGACTCGATCAGCCGTCTTAATGGCGTAGGTGACGTGCAGTTGTTTGGTGCGCAGTACGCCATGCGCATCTGGCTGGATGCAAACTTGTTGAATAAGTACCAGCTCACGCCGGTTGACGTGATCAACCAGTTGAAGGTACAGAACGATCAGATTGCCGCAGGTCAATTAGGGGGTACGCCCGCATTACCAAATCAGCAGCTTAACGCCTCTATCATTGCGCAAACGCGACTGAAAGACCCTGAAGAGTTCGGCAAAGTGACTTTACGTGTGAACAGCGATGGTTCAGTTGTTCACCTGAAGGACGTTGCACGGATCGAATTGGGTGGTGAGAACTACAACGTCGTGGCGCGTATTAACGGTAAGCCTGCTTCCGGCCTCGGTATTAAGCTGGCAACCGGGGCAAACGCGCTGGATACCGCTAACGCCATCAAAGCTAAGCTGGTTGAGCTGCAGCCGTTCTTCCCTCAGGGAATGAAGGTGGTCTATCCGTACGACACGACGCCGTTTGTAACCATCTCGATTCATGAAGTGGTAAAAACGCTGTTTGAGGCGATCGTACTGGTGTTCCTGGTCATGTATTTGTTCCTGCAAAACATCCGGGCGACGCTCATTCCAACCATCGCTGTCCCCGTCGTATTGTTGGGCACATTCGCCGTACTTGCCGCGTTTGGCTATTCGATAAATACCCTGACGATGTTCGGGATGGTGCTCGCCATCGGTCTATTGGTCGATGATGCGATAGTGGTGGTGGAGAACGTGGAACGCGTGATGATGGAAGATCATCTGCCGCCTAAAGAGGCGACGGAAAAGTCCATGTCACAAATTCAGGGGGCGCTGGTCGGTATCGCCATGGTGCTGTCTGCGGTCTTTATCCCCATGGCCTTTTTTGGCGGCTCAACCGGGGCTATCTATCGGCAGTTCTCCATTACCATCGTTTCCGCCATGGCGCTTTCTGTACTGGTCGCGCTGATCCTGACTCCTGCACTTTGTGCAACGCTGTTGAAGCCGGTATCGGCTGAGCATCACGAGAAAAAAAGCGGTTTCTTTGGCTGGTTTAATGCCAAATTCGATCACAGCGTTAATCACTATACCAATAGCGTCAGCGGTATTGTGCGTAAAACCGGGCGTTACCTTGTCGTCTATCTGATCATCGTGATCGGAATGGCGGTTCTGTTTATGCGCCTGCCGACCTCCTTCCTGCCAGAGGAGGATCAGGGTGTGTTTATGACAATGATTCAACTTCCGGCAGGAGCGACGCAAGAGCGCACCCAGAAAGTACTGGATCAGGTTACTCAGTACTACCTGACCAAGGAGAAAGCTAACGTCGAAAGCGTCTTCACGGTTAACGGTTTTAGCTTCAGCGGTCAGGGGCAAAACTCAGGTCTGGCATTCGTTAGCCTCAAGCCCTGGGACGAACGTAGCGGTGAGGAAAATAGTGTTGAAGCGGTCATTGCACGCGCTACACGCGCGTTCAGCCAGATCCGCGATGGGTTAGTCTTCCCCTTCAATATGCCCGCTATTGTTGAACTGGGTACCGCAACCGGCTTCGATTTTGAACTGATCGATCAGGGCGGTCTGGGGCATACGGCGTTGACGCAAGCGCGTAACCAGCTGCTGGGGATGGTGGCTAAACACCCCGATCTGTTGGTTCGCGTTCGTCCTAACGGACTTGAAGATACTCCGCAGTTTAAGCTGGATGTTGATCAGGAGAAAGCACAGGCACTGGGGGTATCGCTGTCGGATATCAACGAAACTATCTCCGCATCACTGGGCGGCTATTACATTAACGACTTTATTGACCGTGGCCGCGTGAAGAAAGTTTACGTCCAGGGGGATGCAAAATACCGCATGCTGCCAGCGGACATCAATAATCTGTATATCCGCAGCACCAATGGCGAAATGGTTCCGTTTTCTGCGTTCAGTGCATCACATTGGATTTATGGTTCACCGCGCCTGGAACGTTACAACGGTATGCCATCCATGGAAATACTGGGCGAAGCGGCACCAGGGCGAAGCACTGGTGAAGCAATGGCGCTGATGGAAAGCCTGGCGGAAAAACTGCCAAACGGTATTGGTCATGACTGGACGGGTATGTCCTATCAGGAACGACTGTCGGGTAACCAGGCGCCAGCGCTGTATGCCATCTCGCTAATTGTCGTTTTCCTTTGCCTTGCAGCACTGTATGAGAGCTGGTCGATCCCCTTCTCGGTCATGCTGGTTGTGCCGCTCGGCGTGGTTGGCGCGCTGTTAGCAGCGTCGCTGCGTGGGATGAATAACGACGTCTACTTCCAGGTGGGCCTGTTAACCACTATTGGCCTCTCGGCTAAGAACGCCATCCTGATTGTCGAATTTGCCAAAGACCTGATGGATAAAGAAGGCAAGGGCTTGATTGAAGCTACTCTGGAAGCGTCACGCATGCGTCTTCGTCCAATCCTGATGACATCTCTGGCGTTTATTCTGGGGGTTATGCCTCTGGTTATCAGCCACGGTGCCGGGAGTGGTGCGCAAAATGCGGTCGGAACAGGCGTAATGGGAGGCATGCTGACCGCGACACTGTTGGCAATCTTCTTCGTCCCCGTCTTCTTCGTTGTCGTCAGACGGCGTTTTAGTCGGCACAACGATTAA
- a CDS encoding amino acid ABC transporter ATP-binding protein, translated as MSQLLMQSTDAMITLENVNKWYGQFHVLKNINLKVKQGERIVLCGPSGSGKSTTIRCINHLEEHQQGRIVVDGIELNEDIRNIERVRQEVGMVFQHFNLFPHLTVLQNCTLAPIWVQKMPKKEAEVLAMHYLERVRIAEHAHKYPGQISGGQQQRVAIARSLCMKPKIMLFDEPTSALDPEMVKEVLDTMIGLAQSGMTMLCVTHEMGFARTVADRVIFMDLGEIVEQAPPDEFFAHPKSERTRAFLSQVIH; from the coding sequence ATGAGTCAATTATTAATGCAATCTACTGACGCGATGATCACGCTGGAAAACGTCAACAAATGGTACGGACAGTTTCATGTCCTGAAAAACATCAACCTGAAGGTAAAACAGGGCGAGCGCATCGTATTGTGCGGTCCTTCCGGTTCGGGTAAATCAACAACTATTCGCTGTATCAACCATCTGGAAGAGCATCAGCAAGGACGTATTGTGGTGGATGGGATAGAACTCAATGAAGACATCCGCAATATTGAGCGCGTCAGACAGGAAGTTGGCATGGTCTTTCAGCACTTTAATCTCTTTCCTCATTTGACGGTCCTGCAAAATTGCACGCTGGCGCCAATCTGGGTGCAAAAGATGCCGAAAAAAGAGGCTGAGGTACTGGCAATGCACTACCTTGAGCGAGTTCGCATTGCGGAACATGCGCATAAATATCCCGGGCAAATCTCTGGTGGACAGCAACAGCGTGTAGCCATTGCGCGCTCGCTGTGCATGAAACCCAAAATCATGTTGTTTGATGAGCCCACATCAGCGTTAGATCCTGAAATGGTAAAAGAAGTGCTGGATACCATGATAGGTCTGGCGCAATCAGGCATGACCATGTTGTGTGTTACTCATGAGATGGGCTTTGCCCGCACAGTGGCCGACCGGGTGATCTTTATGGATCTTGGCGAGATTGTGGAACAGGCACCACCGGATGAGTTTTTTGCTCACCCCAAATCCGAACGCACCCGCGCGTTTTTATCGCAGGTTATTCATTAA
- a CDS encoding amino acid ABC transporter substrate-binding protein, with product MKKMIIASLAAAGVLLAVTNQAHAGATLDAVKKKGFVQCGISDGLPGFSYADASGKFSGIDVDVCRGVASAVFGDDSKVKYTPLTAKERFTALQSGEVDMLSRNTTWTSSRDAGMGMSFTGVTYYDGIGFLTHNKAGLKSAKELDGATVCIQAGTDTELNVADYFKANNMKYTPVTFDRSDESAKALESGRCDTLASDQSQLYALRIKLSNPAEWIVLPEVISKEPLGPVVRRGDDEWFSIVRWTLFAMLNAEEMGVNSKNVDEKAANPATPDMAHLLGKEGDYGKDLKLDNKWAYNIIKQVGNYSEIFERNVGSESPLKIKRGQNNLWNNGGIQYAPPVR from the coding sequence ATGAAAAAGATGATAATAGCCAGCCTGGCTGCGGCCGGCGTGCTGCTTGCGGTTACAAATCAGGCTCATGCCGGCGCAACACTTGATGCCGTAAAGAAAAAAGGTTTTGTGCAGTGTGGGATCAGTGACGGGTTGCCTGGCTTTTCTTACGCCGATGCAAGCGGTAAGTTTTCAGGTATTGATGTCGACGTATGTCGCGGCGTTGCCTCCGCCGTATTTGGCGATGATAGCAAAGTAAAATATACCCCGCTTACCGCTAAGGAACGCTTCACCGCGTTACAATCTGGTGAAGTCGACATGCTCTCTCGTAATACCACATGGACCTCTTCTCGTGATGCCGGTATGGGTATGTCTTTCACGGGCGTGACGTATTACGACGGCATTGGTTTTCTTACCCACAATAAAGCAGGTCTGAAGAGCGCTAAAGAGCTGGATGGCGCAACGGTTTGTATTCAGGCAGGAACAGATACCGAACTGAACGTGGCTGACTACTTTAAAGCCAACAACATGAAGTACACCCCCGTCACTTTTGACCGCTCGGATGAATCCGCTAAAGCTCTGGAATCTGGACGCTGCGACACGCTGGCTTCCGACCAGTCTCAGCTGTACGCCCTGCGAATCAAGCTGAGTAATCCGGCTGAGTGGATTGTCCTGCCAGAAGTTATCTCTAAAGAACCACTGGGACCTGTCGTGCGTCGTGGGGACGATGAGTGGTTCTCCATTGTTCGCTGGACGCTGTTCGCCATGTTGAATGCGGAAGAAATGGGTGTTAACTCGAAAAACGTTGATGAAAAAGCGGCTAATCCTGCAACGCCGGATATGGCACACCTGTTAGGTAAAGAAGGGGATTATGGCAAGGATCTGAAGCTTGATAACAAATGGGCTTACAACATTATCAAGCAGGTTGGTAACTACTCGGAGATCTTTGAACGTAACGTTGGATCGGAAAGCCCACTGAAGATCAAACGTGGACAGAACAACCTCTGGAATAACGGCGGCATTCAGTATGCGCCACCGGTGCGCTAA
- a CDS encoding lipoprotein — protein MKRLISVALLTALLAGCAHDSPCVPVYDDQGRLVHTNTCMKGTTQDNWETAGAIAGGAAAVAGLTLGIVALTK, from the coding sequence ATGAAAAGATTAATATCCGTTGCATTGCTTACCGCATTGCTGGCCGGCTGTGCACACGATTCTCCTTGCGTACCTGTATACGACGATCAGGGACGCCTGGTTCATACCAATACCTGTATGAAAGGCACCACTCAGGATAACTGGGAAACAGCCGGTGCCATCGCCGGTGGCGCAGCAGCCGTTGCCGGGCTGACGCTTGGGATAGTTGCCCTGACCAAATAA
- a CDS encoding amino acid ABC transporter permease — MFHRRSTVKGSLSFSNPAVRAWLFQILAVIAVISIAVYLIHNTINNLNNSGITSGFSFLDRSAGFGIVQHLIDYEQGDTYGRVFIVGLLNTLLVSALCIVFASILGFFLGLARLSDNWLLRKLSTIYIETFRNIPPLLQIFFWYFAVLRNLPGPRQAVNALDLMFLSNRGLYIPAPQMGEGFFAFCAAVIIAIVITIGLFRYNRMHQTKTGQLRRTWPTALALIVLLPLIAQWMFGAALHWDIPALRGFNFRGGMVLIPELAALTLALSVYTSAFIAEIIRAGIQAVPYGQHEAARSLGLPNPVTLRQVIIPQALRVIIPPLTSQYLNIVKNSSLAAAIGYPDMVSLFAGTVLNQTGQAIETIAITMSVYLIISLSISLLMNIYNRRIALIER, encoded by the coding sequence ATGTTCCATCGCCGCTCAACCGTAAAAGGATCGTTATCCTTTTCTAACCCTGCGGTCCGCGCCTGGTTATTTCAAATACTCGCCGTCATTGCGGTTATCAGCATTGCGGTGTATCTCATTCATAACACGATAAATAACCTGAACAATAGCGGTATTACCTCGGGATTTTCTTTTCTCGATCGCAGCGCCGGATTTGGTATTGTCCAGCATCTGATTGATTACGAGCAAGGCGATACGTATGGCCGTGTCTTTATCGTTGGCCTGCTCAATACACTATTAGTTTCAGCACTGTGCATTGTTTTCGCATCAATTCTCGGTTTCTTTCTCGGACTGGCACGCCTGTCAGATAACTGGTTATTGCGAAAGCTCTCAACGATCTACATCGAAACGTTCCGCAATATACCGCCGCTGCTGCAGATCTTCTTCTGGTATTTCGCCGTATTACGTAACCTGCCAGGCCCACGTCAGGCCGTTAACGCGCTGGATTTGATGTTCCTGAGCAACCGGGGGCTCTATATTCCGGCACCGCAAATGGGAGAAGGTTTTTTTGCCTTTTGCGCCGCTGTCATTATCGCTATCGTCATCACCATCGGGTTATTTCGCTACAACAGAATGCACCAGACCAAAACCGGTCAACTACGCCGGACCTGGCCTACGGCTCTGGCACTGATCGTACTTTTACCGTTGATTGCACAGTGGATGTTTGGTGCTGCGCTTCACTGGGATATCCCCGCGCTTCGCGGTTTTAATTTCCGTGGCGGTATGGTGCTTATACCTGAACTAGCGGCTCTGACGCTGGCGCTTTCAGTGTATACCTCAGCGTTTATTGCAGAAATTATTCGGGCGGGAATTCAGGCTGTTCCATATGGCCAACATGAAGCCGCACGCTCGCTGGGTCTGCCAAATCCAGTGACGCTGCGTCAGGTGATCATCCCGCAGGCGCTGCGCGTCATCATTCCTCCATTAACCAGCCAGTATCTGAATATCGTCAAAAACTCCTCACTTGCGGCCGCCATTGGCTACCCGGATATGGTTTCACTTTTTGCCGGCACGGTACTTAATCAAACAGGGCAAGCCATTGAAACTATCGCCATCACGATGTCGGTGTACTTGATCATCAGCCTGAGCATTTCTTTATTGATGAATATTTATAACCGCCGTATTGCACTGATTGAGCGCTAA
- a CDS encoding amino acid ABC transporter permease, which yields MTKALLSHPSRQSSNPASRSLLWMRKNLFSSWSNSLLTLLCVWLIWSFLPPLLNWVFFQANWVGSTRADCTKAGACWVFIHERFGQFMYGLYPHDQRWRVNLALIIGLLSIVPMFLKTIPHRGRYIAVWAVVYPVVVWWLMYGGFFGLERVETRQWGGLTLTLIIASVGIAGALPWGILLALGRRSHMPVVRILSVIFIEFWRGVPLITVLFMSSVMLPLFMSEGTSIDKLIRALVGVILFQSAYVAEVVRGGLQALPKGQYEAAESLALGYWKTQGLVILPQALKLVIPGLVNTIIALFKDTSLVIIIGLFDLFSSVQQATVDPAWLGMSTEGYVFAALIYWIFCFSMSRYSQHLEKRFNTGRTPH from the coding sequence ATGACAAAAGCACTGCTGTCTCACCCCTCGCGCCAGAGCAGTAACCCGGCAAGTCGCAGTCTACTCTGGATGCGTAAAAACCTGTTCTCCAGTTGGTCAAACAGCCTGCTCACACTGCTGTGCGTCTGGCTGATTTGGTCATTTCTTCCGCCATTGTTGAACTGGGTATTCTTTCAGGCCAACTGGGTCGGTTCAACCCGAGCAGACTGCACCAAAGCCGGAGCCTGCTGGGTGTTCATTCATGAACGCTTTGGGCAATTCATGTATGGACTTTATCCCCACGATCAGCGCTGGCGCGTAAATCTGGCCCTGATAATTGGTTTGCTGTCTATCGTTCCCATGTTCTTGAAAACAATCCCGCATCGTGGCCGCTATATCGCCGTCTGGGCCGTCGTTTATCCAGTGGTGGTTTGGTGGTTGATGTACGGTGGTTTTTTCGGGCTGGAGCGCGTAGAAACCCGGCAGTGGGGTGGATTAACACTGACGCTTATCATCGCATCCGTGGGGATTGCGGGCGCGCTTCCGTGGGGCATTTTACTGGCGCTGGGACGTCGTTCTCATATGCCAGTCGTGCGGATTTTATCCGTCATTTTTATTGAGTTCTGGCGCGGTGTGCCGTTGATTACCGTTCTGTTTATGTCTTCGGTCATGCTTCCTCTGTTTATGTCCGAAGGGACCAGTATCGACAAACTTATCCGAGCGCTGGTCGGCGTTATTCTTTTCCAGTCAGCCTATGTCGCAGAAGTGGTTCGCGGAGGGTTACAGGCCCTACCTAAAGGTCAGTATGAAGCCGCTGAATCACTGGCATTAGGATACTGGAAAACGCAAGGGCTGGTCATTCTCCCGCAAGCCCTCAAGCTGGTTATCCCGGGTCTGGTTAACACGATTATCGCCTTATTCAAGGATACCAGTCTGGTCATCATCATCGGCTTATTTGATCTCTTCAGTAGCGTGCAGCAGGCCACTGTGGACCCCGCGTGGTTGGGTATGTCGACGGAAGGATATGTTTTCGCCGCACTGATTTACTGGATCTTCTGTTTCAGCATGTCGCGTTATAGCCAACATCTGGAAAAACGTTTTAACACCGGGCGTACACCGCACTGA